The window GTCCGGGAAGCGGTCCCCGACGGCGCCGGGGTGGTCTCGAACCGCCTCGACGTACTGGAGGACGCCCTGCGGGCGTACCTCGCCGATCCCGAACAGGCCCGCCGCACGGGCGGGACGGCCCGGGCCGCGGCCCAGGCCCGCTACGGAGAGCGGCGCTTCCTGGACGACTGGGAGCGCCTGATCAAGGAGGTCACCCGATGAGCCGTATCCCGCACACGGCCGGGCGTGTCGCCATGGTCTCCGAGCACGCCAGCCCTTTGGCCGCGCTCGGCGGACCGGACGCGGGCGGCCAGAACGTGTACGTGGCACAGGTCGCCAGGCAACTCGCGAGAAAGGGCTACCGGGTCACGGTGTACACCCGGCGGGACTCGGCGGGCCTGCCGGACCGGATGACCCTCATCGACGGGGTGCAGGTGGTGCACGTGCCCGCCGGGCCGCCCGCACCCGTCCCCAAGGACGAACTCCTGCCGTACATGGCCGAGTTCGGCGACTTCCTGGCCCGGCAGTGGTCGCTGGGCCCGCCCGACGTCGTGCACTCCCACTTCTGGATGTCCGGCCTCGCCGCCCTGGCAGGCGCCCGGGGCCTCGGCATCCCCGTCGTGCAGACGTACCACGCGCTGGGCACCGTGAAGAAGCGCTACCAGGGCACCGCCGACACCAGCCCGCCCGAACGGCTCGCGATCGAGGAGGCCGTCGGCCACGACTGCGCCCGCATCATCGCCACGTGCAGCGACGAGATGGCCGAACTCAAGGCCATGGGGCTGCCCGAGGACCGGATCAGCATCGTGCCCTGCGGCGTCGACCCCGACCAGTTCAGCCGCGCCGCCGACACCCGGCTGCCCGGCGCGCGCCGGCGACTGCTGTCCGTCGGCCGACTCGTGCCCCGCAAGGGCTTCGACCGGGCCATCCGCGCCCTCGCGGGCGTCCCCGACGCCGAACTCCTCATCGCGGGCGGCCCCGAGGCCGACCTGCTCGGCACCGAGCCCGAGGCCGCGCGCCTCCACGCCGTCGCCGGCGAATACGGGGTCGCCGACCGGGTGACGCTGCTCGGCGGGGTGGGCCGGGCCCGCATGCCGCGGCTGATGGCCGGCGCCGACCTCGTCCTGTCCCTGCCCCTGTACGAGCCCTTCGGCATCGTCCCGCTGGAGGCCATGGCCTGCGCGACCCCGGTGGTGGCCACGGCGGTGGGCGGCCAGCTCGACACGGTCGTGGACGGCTCCACGGGCGTCCTCGTCCCCGCCGACGACGACTACGACCTCGGCGCGGTCGTCCGCTGTCTGCTCGCCGACCCCGACCGGCTCGCCCGCTACGGAGCCGCCGGCCGCGAACGGGTCCTCGCCCACTACACCTGGGACCGCGTGGCCGACGGGGTGGCAGGTGTCTACGGCGAGGTGTCCCCGATCCGCTCGCTGTCGGGAGTCGTCCGATGAAGACCGTCACCGACACCACCCACTGCGACGACCTGGTCAAGGCGCTGGAGACGTTCCGCGACAGCGGTCCGCTCATCGCACGCTGGGGCACCGAACTCGCCCGGCGCCTCGGCGGCGGCTCCCGGCTGCTGGTGGCCGGCAACGGCGGCAGCGCGGCGCAGGCACAGCACCTGACGGCCGAACTCGTGGGCCGCTACCGGGAGGACCGGCCGCCGTTCTCCGCGGTCGCCCTGCACGCCGACACCTCCTCCACCACGGCGATCGCCAACGACTACGGCGTCCAGGAGGTGTTCGCCCGCCAGACCGCCGCCCACGGCCGCCCGGGAGACGTCCTCCTGCTGCTGTCCACCAGCGGGGCGAGCGCCAACCTGCTGGCCGCCGCCGAACGCGGCCGCCGGCTCGGCATGGCCGTGTGGGCACTGACCGGACGGGCGCCCAACCCCTTGCAGCTCGGCGCGGACGACTCGCTGTGCGTGGACGCACCCGTCGCGGCCACCGTGCAGGAACTGCACCTGGTGGCCGTGCACATGCTCTGCGAGGCCTTCGACGAGGCGGTCGAGCGGGGCGAGGCCGACCGGGCCGCCGCCGACGCGGACGACCTCCCCGCCCCCGCCGGCCGACCGGAAGCCCATGACCCGACAGCTGTCGACGGCACGCCCTGCCCCGACGGCAAACCGGGTGTCGTCGGCCGGCTCGTGGGCCGGGCCCGCACCGTCGGCCGGGCCGCGCCCCACCGGCCCGCGGCCCCCGGGAAGGGACACGCATGAGCACCCCGCGCACGCCCCTGGTCGTCGTGGGCGACGCCCTGCTCGACCACGACCTGTGCGGCCGGGCCGAGCGGCTGGCCCCGGACGCGCCCGTGCCGGTGGTGCACGGCACCCGGCGCAGCTCGCGCCCGGGCGGCGCGGCCCTCGCCGCCTGCCTCGCCGCCTCGGACGGCCGCCCCGTCACCCTCGTCACCGCGCTCGGGACCGACCCGGCCAGCGACACCCTGCGCGAACTGCTGTCCGGCCGGGTCACGTTGGTGGAAGTACCGCTGGAAGGCGCGCTGAGCAGCAAGACGCGCGTCCTCGCCGGGGACCGGCCGCTGCTGCGCCTGGACGACGGCGACGGACGCGCCCGCGAGACGACCGGTCCCGCCGTGGCCGCCGTGACCGGGGCCGGCGGCGTCCTGGTCGCCGACTACGGCCGTGGCACCGCCGACGTCCTCCGGGCGGCCCTGACCACCGCCGCCGCCGAGGCGCCCGTCGTCTGGGACCCCCATGTGCGGGGCCGGGCGCCCGTCCCCGGCGTCCGCCTGGCCACCCCCTCGGCCCAGGAGGCCCGCGCCTTCGCCCGCCGACTGGAGGACGGCTGGGACTCCGACGAGCAGGCCGGGCTGCGCACCGCGGCGCGGGACGCCCGCACCCTCGTCCGGGCCTGGCGGGCCCGGGCCGTCGCCGTGACCCTCGGCGAGCGCGGCACCCTGCTGTCCCACGGCGAGACCCCCCTGCTCGTGCCGACCCCGGCGGCCGCCGTCGGCGACCCGTGCGGAGCGGGCGACCGGTTCGCGGCGACCGCCGCCGCACTGCTCGCGGACGGCGCCCTGACCGAGGCCGCCGTGCAGGAGGCCGTGCACGCGGCGACCCGCTACGTCGCGGAGGGCGGCGCCCGGGCGCTGGCCGTGCGGGAACAGCCCGACGCGCCCGAACACGTCCCGGCCGACGGCGACACCACGGCGGACGCCGTACGCACGGCCACCCGGGTCCGGGCGGCGGGCGGCACGCTCGTCGCCGCGGGCGGCTGCTTCGACCTGCTGCACGCCGGTCACGTGGCCCTGCTGCAGGCAGCCCGCCGGGCCGGCGACTGCCTGATCGTCTGCGTCAACTCCGACGACTCGGTGCGCCGCCGCAAGGGCGGCGGCCGGCCGCTCGTCCCGGTCGCCGACCGGGTCCGGGTGCTGCGCGCCCTGGAGTGCGTCGACGCCGTGGCCGTCTTCGACGACGACACACCGGAACGCATCCTCGGCGAACTGCGCCCGCACATCTGGGCCAAGGGCGGCGACTACGCCCGCACCCCGCTGCCCGAGCAGCCCCTCGTGGAGAGCTGGGGCGGACAGGTCCTCCTGCTGCCCTACCTCGACGGCCGCTCCACCACCGGCCTCGCCCGCCGTGCGGCCCTGTCCCCGGCACCCGCCACGGGACCGGCGCGATGAGCCACCGCACGCGCGAGCCGGCTCCGGCGCCCGCACGCCGGCCGCCGCGACCGGCGCCCCGGATCGTCCCGCCGACCGGGGTACCCGGGCGCCACCGCCACCCCACCCCGGCATCCACACCTACCGGAGGTCCGACCCGGTGACCCGAACCCCGCACCCCCCGACCGTCCTGGTGCTGCGTGCGCTGGGGCTCGGTGACCTGCTGGCCGGAGTGCCCGCGCTGCGCGGTGTCCGCCGCGCCTTCCCCGGCCACCGCATCGTCCTCGCCCAGCCGGCGGGCCTCACCGAACTCGCCCTGGCCACCGGTGCGGTCGACGCCGTTTTCCCGGCCGAGGCGCCCGGCCGTGCGGTGCCCTCACTCGCCCACTGGGCCGCACCCGCACCGGACGTGGCGATCGACCTGCACGGCAACGGTCCCGAGAGCCGCGACGCGCTCGCCGCCCTGCGCCCGCGCCGGCTGCTCGCCCACGCCTGCCCGGACGGGCCGCCGTGGCGCGGGCACGCCAACGAGCGGGACCGCTGGTGCGCCTTCCTGCACGGCTACGGCATCCCGGCCGACCCCCTGGACCTGAGGCTGCCGCCGCCCACCGCGCCGTCCCCGGCGCCGGGCGCGGTGCTCGTGCACCCCGGGGCCGCCTCGGGCGCCCGCCGCTGGCCGGGGGGGCGGTACGCCGCCGTCGTACGGTGCCTGCGCGCCGCCGGACACCATGTGGTGCTCACCGGCGGCCCCGGCGAGGAGGCACTCGTGCACTCGGTCGCCGAGCGCAGCGGTCAGCACGCCCGCGACGTGCTGACCGGCGGCCTGCCCTTCGCGGAACTGTCCGCCCTGGTCGCGGGCGCGTCCCTGGTGCTCAGCGGCGACACCGGCCTCGCCCATCTCGCGGTGGCCCACGGCACCCGCTCGGTCACCCTGTTCGGACCGGTCTCCCCGCGGCTGTGGGGCCCGCCCCCGGGCCCGCACCACCTGGCCCTGTGGAAGCCCGGCCCCCCCGGCGACCCGCACGGCCGCACCCCCGACGCCCGCCTGCTGCGCCTGCGCACCGGCGAGGTCGCCGCGGCCTGCCTCATGCTGCTCCGGCCGGTCCGTGCCGAAGCCCGGCGGCCCGGACCGGACATCGCGCACGCCCGCTGAGCACGCCACCGGCCGCACCCGCCGCCCCGCCCCGGAGGACGGCCCACGCGTCGGCCACCCGCGGCCCGGCCTGCTCGCCGCCCGCACCCTGGTCGGCGAGCGGGCCGCCGGGGATCCCCTCGAACAGTCGCCTGCGGGGCCGTACAGCCGTGACGGTCTCGTGGCCCGGAGCCCCGGGCGGATGGCCCCCGAGCCGGGTCGGGCCGGTCGGTCGGTCAGGGGTGCTCGGGCTTCTGCGCCGGGGGCACTCCGCCGCCCTCGCCCCCGCCCTTGCGGCCCTTGTCCGAGCCGTGCGGGTGACGCCGTCCTCGCCGCGTCGCCCCCGCCGCCGGAGCCGGACCTGCCCGCCCGGCGCTCGGCTTGCCCCTCTGCGCCCCGTGGGGCACCGACAGTCCCTCCTGAGCGCGGGCGGCATCCACCCGCCGCTCCTGCCCGCGCACGACTCGGCCGCCCGGGGCCGGGGCGTCTTTGGGCCTTTGCGCGCCCTCTCGACACGGACGCGCCGGAACTCACCCGCCCGGCGGTACGCCCGCCGACTTCCTGGACCCGGAGCCCGCCACGGCGGCACACGGACGCGACGCGGGCCGGGCGGGCCGCGCAGGGCCCGGCCCGACACGCCCGGGTGACGTCGTTGCGTCCGGCCCGCGCCCGGAGGCACAGTGATGCCCCGGTCAAGACGCGGCCGGCTGGTCCTTTCCCGCCCAGGAAGCCGGATCCCCATGGAAAACGGTCAGCTCTCCCATGCCCGCGTCCGCCCCGGCGGGCCCTCCCCGCTCCTGCTGCGGACCGTGCGCGAGCACCGCCCCGAGGCCGGGGACGTCAGCGTCCTCAAGGCCCGCGGCACGGTCGACACCTCCAACGCCGCGGACTTCTCCGCGGCCCTCGCCGGGCACATCGGCCACGCCGACGACACCGGGGAACACCCCGTGCTGGACCTGACGGAGGTGTACCTGGCCTGCTCGGACGCCATGCGCGCCCTGGAGCGGGCGACCGCGTTCCTCGCCGTGTCCGGCCGTGTCCTGCCCGTCGTGGAACCGCGACCCCACGTGCGGGATGCGCTGCGCACCGCCGGACTGCCGGGTGTCCGGGTGCATGCCACGATGGCGTCGGCCCTGAACACGCTGGAACCCCGACCGGCACCGGAGCCACCCGGCGACACCCACTGACACCGGCGCGGGACGATCCCCCGCCTCCGCCCCCGGGGCCCGCGGGCCCCGGTCGGCAGCCTGCCGTACGAAGTGGTTCATCGAGGTCGGGAAGAGGCCGACACACTTCTGCGCGACGTCCTGACTGGTGGTGCGATGAAAGCCTCTTCCGACCGTCCCGGCGCACCGGCCCCGCTCGTCATCGAGTCCTCGGTGGTCGAGGGACTGCCCGCCGAGGGCGCTCTGCTCCTGCGCATGTCCGGCAGCCTGGACGCCCAGGGGGCCGAAGCCTGGGCGGAGGAGCTGCGCGGCCACCTGGACCAGGCGGACCGCGCCGGGCTGCGGCCCGTCCTCGACATGGCCCATGTGCAGCTCGGCGGTGCCGCGGTGCTGCGCACCCTCAGCGAGACCACCCGCGTCCGCACCGGACGCCCGGACCTGATCATCGTCCGCGCCCGGCCGGGGGTGCGCGAGGCGGTGCACCTCGCCCGCCTGGACGGCGTCCGGCTCTTCGCCACCCTCGACGAGGCGCTGCGGGAACTGGCCCGCACCGCCACCCGGGTCGAGGAGCTGCCCGCGTGGCGGTCGCAGATGTCGGACCCGCTGCGGCCCTCGTACGAGGAGCTGCACAAGGAGGTCCGGGCCCTGCGCGCCCGGGTGCGCACCGCCCCGGTGATCGGCATGGCCCAGGGCACGCTGATGGTGCGCTACGGCCTCCCGGACTCGGGAAGCGCCTTCCGGGTGCTGCGGGAGACCTCGCAGCGGTTCAACGTGCCCCTGCGGGTGCTCGTCTCCGCCGTGGTCGCGGCCCGGCCCCCGGACGGCGAGGAGTGGTTCCCGGGCCGCCTCCCGCTTCCGGTGCCCCAGCTGCGGCTCCTGGGACGCGGCGGCCGTGATCCGCGCTGCCGGCGGCAGATGATCGACGCCGTGCTGCACGAGTCGCTGGCCGTCGGACGAGCCCCCGCCGGGTACGTGCAGTTCGTGGACCCCGCCGTCGGCACGCTGGCGCCGGAGACCCACTACGGCTGTGCCGAGACGTTTCTCGACCATCTGGTGCGGGGCCGGGACGAGGGCACACCGGACGCGCTGGCCCGGACGCGGCGGCGCCGGGTGAGCGTCCCCGACGTGGCCGCCGACACGCTGCTCTCCGAGGACTGGCGGCGCGTCCTGCTGACCACGGGCACCCGCGCCCTGCACAGCGTCCCCGTCCTGTCCTCGGCCGGTTCCTGCACCGGCGTGATCACCCTGCACTGGGCCGAGGCCGGGCACCGGCCGACCGCCGCCCAGGCCGAGACCGTCGCCCTGCTGGCCGCCGAAACGGCCGCCTGGCTGAGCTGGTACCACCGCTCCGTCCTCCTCGATGCCCTGGAACACCTCCACCGGGTGCTGAGCGACTCCGGGTGAGGCGATCCGCCGGCGGTGCGCGTCACCGGGGCCGTGCTGGGAATCCGGACCCCGCAACGATCACGCACCACCCGGAGGGAGTCCGGCGCACGTCCCGTCCGCAGCAGCCCGAACAGCGGCGCAGGGACAAGGGAGGCGCCCCCCAGGACAGCGGCAGGCTCAAGGCGGGCCAGCCCACCGACCGCGGCCCGGGCGGCCACCCGCACGGCTCGGACAAGGGCCGCAAGGGCGGGGGCGAGGGCGGCGGAGTGCCCCCGGCGCAGAAGCCCGAGCACCCCTGACCGACCCGACCGGCCCGACCCGGCTCGGGGGCCATCCGCCCGGGGCTCCGGGCCACGAGACCGTCACGGCTGGGACCGTCACGGCTGTACGGCCCCGCAGGCGACTGCGGGGCCGTTCTCCGTGGGCGGTCCGTCGGCGCCCGGCAGGGGCTACGCTCCGCGGTATGCGGATCTCCGTCTCCTCCGACATGGACGAACCCGTGGCCCGCCTCCTCGTCGAGGAGCTGCGCGAACGCGGCCACGAAGTGCGCGTCCACGGGGCGCTGCGGCCCGGCGCCGACGCTCAGTGGGCGGTCTGCTCAGCGGCGGCCGCCCGGGACGTCGCCGAGGGCGCGGCCGACCAGGCGGTGGTGTGCTGCTGGACCGGCACCGGCGCGTCCATCGCGGCCAACAAGGTGCCGGGCGTGCGCGCGGCCCTGTGCACGGACGCCGCGACGGCGGACGGCGCCCGCCGCTGGAACGACGCCAACGCTCTGGCGCTGAGCCTGCGACTGACCTCACAGCCGCTGCTGACGGAGATCCTCGACGCCTGGTTCGCGGCCGAACCGAGCCGGGACGCCGAAGACGTGCAGAACGTGGCCCGCGTCGGCCGCCTGGACGCCGCCCGGAAGAATTCCTAGGGGCGTCCGGCGGGCCGGGGGGACCGGATTCGTCGAAGGGTTCTAGGGTGGGGGTCGTCCGGGCGCCATGGACTCGGGCCCGGCCGCCGGATCAGTGGGCGCCGAGTCCGCCGCCGCCGAACGAGCCGCTGGATCCGCTGCTCCAGCGCCGGCGTTCCTTGGAGGCGCTGGGTTTGCTGTCCATGTTGCTCAGCTCGTACGGGGTGAGTGGGCGACCACCCTTGGGCATCTGCGGAACCTCCTGGGATTCCCTGTTCTCCCGGACCTCGTGCACCGGTCCTTCCGGTGGCAGCTGGGGCTGCTCCTCGGGCCTCGGGCGGGGGGACTCGCGGTACTTGACGCGGGAGTTCATCCAGAATCCGCCGGCGAGCAACGCGAGCAAGGCCACGGCCACGAGGAACAGCACCAGGCTCATGAGGCCGCTCGCCGCGGCCAGCTGCATCGATGCGGTACTCATAAAACAGGGATACCCCACCCAGAACAGGGCGAACCGGACACTTTACGTGACCAGGTGCCGACAGGCGGCGACTCGACAAGCCTTCGTCCCGCGGAGGGTCCTACCCCGTCGCCGCGGAGTGTTTGCCGCTCCCCGCCCCGGCTACCCGCACGGTGTGACGACGCCGACTTCGCAAGCCCAGCTCTACCGGTTCCTGGAGGACCGCTTCACCTGTGCGCAGGCCTGCACGGAGTGCGCCCGGGCCTGCGCGGTGCGGGCGAGCCTGGTGTACCCGGACGGCACCGAGCGCCAGGAACGGGTGCGCCGGCTGGGCATCATGTGCGCGGAGGTGTGCGACGCCACCTGCCGTGTGCTCTGCGAGGAGAACCACCAGGACGAGGAAGGCATCCGGGTGCGGCTGGAGTGGTGCCGTTCGGTGTGCCTCGAAAGCGCCAAGGCCTTCGACGAGTACCCCGGCGCCGAGTCCGCGGCCGCGACCTGCCGGGCCTGCGTCGACGCCTGCTCGGACTTCCTGGACATCCTGCGCTGACCGCTTCCGCACGGCCGTACGGCCTTCCCCGGCCCCAACTCGCCGGAACCCCGGCATTCCCAATTTCTGGAACACGTTCTACGGTATGCGCCGTCAGGACCGCCCTTGGGGACCCTGGAGGCGCCGTGCACCTCGATCACACGCCCGAGCAGCAGCGACTGCGCGCCGAGCTGCGCGCCTACTTCGGCCGGCTGGTCCCGGACAACGCCTACGCGCGCTACGCCGACCCGGCCGCCCAGAAGCGGTTCTACCGTGACACCGTCCGCCGGCTCGGCGCGGACGGCTGGCTCGGCGTCGGCTGGCCCCGGGAGTACGGCGGGCGCGGCATGACGGCGATGGAACAGTTCATCTTCTTCGA of the Streptomyces sp. 1222.5 genome contains:
- a CDS encoding glycosyltransferase encodes the protein MSRIPHTAGRVAMVSEHASPLAALGGPDAGGQNVYVAQVARQLARKGYRVTVYTRRDSAGLPDRMTLIDGVQVVHVPAGPPAPVPKDELLPYMAEFGDFLARQWSLGPPDVVHSHFWMSGLAALAGARGLGIPVVQTYHALGTVKKRYQGTADTSPPERLAIEEAVGHDCARIIATCSDEMAELKAMGLPEDRISIVPCGVDPDQFSRAADTRLPGARRRLLSVGRLVPRKGFDRAIRALAGVPDAELLIAGGPEADLLGTEPEAARLHAVAGEYGVADRVTLLGGVGRARMPRLMAGADLVLSLPLYEPFGIVPLEAMACATPVVATAVGGQLDTVVDGSTGVLVPADDDYDLGAVVRCLLADPDRLARYGAAGRERVLAHYTWDRVADGVAGVYGEVSPIRSLSGVVR
- a CDS encoding SIS domain-containing protein translates to MKTVTDTTHCDDLVKALETFRDSGPLIARWGTELARRLGGGSRLLVAGNGGSAAQAQHLTAELVGRYREDRPPFSAVALHADTSSTTAIANDYGVQEVFARQTAAHGRPGDVLLLLSTSGASANLLAAAERGRRLGMAVWALTGRAPNPLQLGADDSLCVDAPVAATVQELHLVAVHMLCEAFDEAVERGEADRAAADADDLPAPAGRPEAHDPTAVDGTPCPDGKPGVVGRLVGRARTVGRAAPHRPAAPGKGHA
- a CDS encoding PfkB family carbohydrate kinase; its protein translation is MSTPRTPLVVVGDALLDHDLCGRAERLAPDAPVPVVHGTRRSSRPGGAALAACLAASDGRPVTLVTALGTDPASDTLRELLSGRVTLVEVPLEGALSSKTRVLAGDRPLLRLDDGDGRARETTGPAVAAVTGAGGVLVADYGRGTADVLRAALTTAAAEAPVVWDPHVRGRAPVPGVRLATPSAQEARAFARRLEDGWDSDEQAGLRTAARDARTLVRAWRARAVAVTLGERGTLLSHGETPLLVPTPAAAVGDPCGAGDRFAATAAALLADGALTEAAVQEAVHAATRYVAEGGARALAVREQPDAPEHVPADGDTTADAVRTATRVRAAGGTLVAAGGCFDLLHAGHVALLQAARRAGDCLIVCVNSDDSVRRRKGGGRPLVPVADRVRVLRALECVDAVAVFDDDTPERILGELRPHIWAKGGDYARTPLPEQPLVESWGGQVLLLPYLDGRSTTGLARRAALSPAPATGPAR
- a CDS encoding glycosyltransferase family 9 protein, producing the protein MTRTPHPPTVLVLRALGLGDLLAGVPALRGVRRAFPGHRIVLAQPAGLTELALATGAVDAVFPAEAPGRAVPSLAHWAAPAPDVAIDLHGNGPESRDALAALRPRRLLAHACPDGPPWRGHANERDRWCAFLHGYGIPADPLDLRLPPPTAPSPAPGAVLVHPGAASGARRWPGGRYAAVVRCLRAAGHHVVLTGGPGEEALVHSVAERSGQHARDVLTGGLPFAELSALVAGASLVLSGDTGLAHLAVAHGTRSVTLFGPVSPRLWGPPPGPHHLALWKPGPPGDPHGRTPDARLLRLRTGEVAAACLMLLRPVRAEARRPGPDIAHAR
- a CDS encoding STAS domain-containing protein, whose translation is MENGQLSHARVRPGGPSPLLLRTVREHRPEAGDVSVLKARGTVDTSNAADFSAALAGHIGHADDTGEHPVLDLTEVYLACSDAMRALERATAFLAVSGRVLPVVEPRPHVRDALRTAGLPGVRVHATMASALNTLEPRPAPEPPGDTH
- a CDS encoding ANTAR domain-containing protein, translating into MKASSDRPGAPAPLVIESSVVEGLPAEGALLLRMSGSLDAQGAEAWAEELRGHLDQADRAGLRPVLDMAHVQLGGAAVLRTLSETTRVRTGRPDLIIVRARPGVREAVHLARLDGVRLFATLDEALRELARTATRVEELPAWRSQMSDPLRPSYEELHKEVRALRARVRTAPVIGMAQGTLMVRYGLPDSGSAFRVLRETSQRFNVPLRVLVSAVVAARPPDGEEWFPGRLPLPVPQLRLLGRGGRDPRCRRQMIDAVLHESLAVGRAPAGYVQFVDPAVGTLAPETHYGCAETFLDHLVRGRDEGTPDALARTRRRRVSVPDVAADTLLSEDWRRVLLTTGTRALHSVPVLSSAGSCTGVITLHWAEAGHRPTAAQAETVALLAAETAAWLSWYHRSVLLDALEHLHRVLSDSG
- a CDS encoding RpiB/LacA/LacB family sugar-phosphate isomerase, which codes for MRISVSSDMDEPVARLLVEELRERGHEVRVHGALRPGADAQWAVCSAAAARDVAEGAADQAVVCCWTGTGASIAANKVPGVRAALCTDAATADGARRWNDANALALSLRLTSQPLLTEILDAWFAAEPSRDAEDVQNVARVGRLDAARKNS
- a CDS encoding DUF6479 family protein; protein product: MSTASMQLAAASGLMSLVLFLVAVALLALLAGGFWMNSRVKYRESPRPRPEEQPQLPPEGPVHEVRENRESQEVPQMPKGGRPLTPYELSNMDSKPSASKERRRWSSGSSGSFGGGGLGAH
- a CDS encoding ferredoxin → MTTPTSQAQLYRFLEDRFTCAQACTECARACAVRASLVYPDGTERQERVRRLGIMCAEVCDATCRVLCEENHQDEEGIRVRLEWCRSVCLESAKAFDEYPGAESAAATCRACVDACSDFLDILR